One region of Dehalococcoidia bacterium genomic DNA includes:
- a CDS encoding acylphosphatase (catalyzes the hydrolysis of acylphosphate) produces the protein MAEPAALKVIVTGQVQGVMFRDYTRRQAERLSLGGYVRNLPGGRTVEIEAEGERAQLKELLKMVKRGPPRAVVESVSPTWGKYTGRYQDFSITF, from the coding sequence ATGGCTGAACCAGCCGCACTCAAAGTGATCGTCACCGGCCAGGTGCAGGGCGTCATGTTCCGCGATTACACGCGCCGGCAGGCCGAAAGGCTTAGCCTTGGCGGATATGTGCGCAACCTTCCCGGCGGCAGGACGGTGGAAATAGAAGCCGAAGGGGAGCGCGCCCAGCTGAAGGAACTCTTGAAGATGGTCAAACGCGGACCGCCCAGAGCCGTGGTGGAAAGCGTCTCACCGACATGGGGCAAATATACGGGAAGATACCAGGATTTCAGTATAACGTTCTAA
- the rnc gene encoding ribonuclease III, translating to MYLPDLNSFQSTIGIYWKNISLLEEALTHSSYVNENPVVPSNERMEFLGDALLGLVLARKLYQDYPDLAEGELTRRRSLLVRGSTLASVARTIGLGEVLFMGKGEEKSGGRSKATNLAGAMEALAAAVMLDQGWEGARDFILRVLEPEIEKLRREMDTDYKSEFQLVAQSRYKTTPSYRIIDTAGPDHDRRFTAEVLIHEEVMAQGCGRSKKLAEADAARLALAKLSDSFTD from the coding sequence ATATATTTGCCGGACCTGAACAGCTTTCAATCGACCATCGGGATCTATTGGAAAAACATTTCCCTGCTTGAAGAGGCGCTGACACATAGTTCTTATGTCAACGAAAACCCCGTTGTGCCGTCTAATGAACGTATGGAGTTCCTCGGCGATGCCCTCCTTGGGCTGGTGCTGGCTAGAAAGCTATATCAAGACTACCCCGATCTGGCAGAGGGCGAGCTGACGCGCCGGCGCTCGCTGCTGGTACGGGGCAGCACGCTGGCGTCGGTAGCCAGGACCATCGGGCTGGGCGAAGTCCTCTTCATGGGCAAAGGCGAGGAAAAAAGCGGTGGACGTTCCAAAGCCACCAACCTGGCCGGCGCCATGGAAGCCCTGGCGGCTGCCGTCATGCTGGACCAGGGATGGGAGGGCGCCCGTGACTTTATTCTGCGTGTGCTGGAACCGGAAATCGAGAAGTTGCGCCGGGAGATGGACACAGATTATAAATCTGAGTTTCAGCTGGTGGCACAGTCGCGCTACAAGACAACCCCGTCCTACCGCATCATCGACACCGCCGGCCCGGACCATGACAGGCGCTTCACCGCCGAGGTGTTGATACACGAAGAAGTTATGGCTCAGGGCTGCGGCCGCAGCAAGAAGCTGGCCGAGGCTGATGCCGCCAGGCTGGCGCTGGCAAAGCTGAGCGATAGCTTTACAGATTGA
- a CDS encoding DNA-binding response regulator, with translation MKHFSILVADDDERILNFLCVRLKSAGYEVCTAANGIQAVDHVRSKNPDLVILDLMMPQMDGLEAMREIRTFATTPVIMLTARGEDDEKIRGLKLGADDYLAKPFNPDELVARIEAVRRRIEPQDKRKTLDIFIHGDVKVDFKQHVVTVAGEEKYLTRIEWLLLTELVQSAGRFMTYEEMLSRVWGSEYQGDVQLLRTWISRLRCKLEKNPGSPQLIRTIPKSGYIIHHDTTVASE, from the coding sequence ATGAAGCATTTTAGCATTCTGGTAGCAGACGACGACGAGCGTATCCTTAATTTCTTGTGCGTGCGCCTCAAATCTGCTGGTTATGAGGTTTGTACGGCGGCCAACGGTATTCAGGCCGTAGACCACGTTCGCTCCAAAAATCCCGATCTGGTGATCCTCGACCTCATGATGCCTCAGATGGATGGACTGGAGGCTATGCGTGAGATACGCACCTTTGCCACCACTCCTGTCATAATGCTCACGGCGCGTGGCGAGGATGACGAGAAGATCCGTGGCCTGAAACTGGGCGCGGACGACTATCTGGCCAAACCATTCAACCCCGACGAGCTTGTGGCGCGAATAGAAGCTGTCAGGCGGCGCATAGAACCGCAGGATAAGCGCAAGACGCTTGATATTTTCATCCATGGCGATGTCAAAGTAGATTTCAAACAACATGTGGTGACGGTGGCCGGCGAAGAAAAATACCTCACGCGCATCGAGTGGCTCCTGCTCACCGAGCTGGTGCAGAGCGCCGGGCGTTTTATGACCTATGAAGAGATGCTCAGCCGCGTCTGGGGTTCGGAATACCAGGGGGATGTGCAGCTACTGCGCACCTGGATAAGCCGGTTGCGCTGCAAACTGGAAAAAAACCCCGGAAGTCCCCAACTCATCCGCACAATCCCCAAGTCAGGCTACATCATCCACCACGACACCACAGTTGCCAGCGAATAA
- a CDS encoding peptidase S8, with translation MRTKMKLWLVFGLVLIMVLTSTGQASAAGADGKLQRFIVTFQQGTPINEEALKGLAHRFGGSYDLLSLINGAVVAVPPHVLASLRAIPGVASVEEDGLVYATGLGDSSDPEVTAAWGVDRIDAEKAWGTTTGAGVKVGIIDTGIDYTHPDLAAAYAGGYDFVNKDADPLDDNGHGTHVAGIVAAEQNGSGVVGVASGADLYALKVLNASGSGYWSDVIAALQWAVAKGMHVANMSLGTTSAPKAVKTACDNAYAAGVLLVAAAGNSGSGAVIYPARYNSVIAVAATDSTDQRAWFSNFGSQIELAAPGVSILSTYLGSGYATLSGTSMATPHVAGSAALVFASGRATNSDGKYGFANEVRKILQQAADDLGTVGKDKYFGYGLADAEESATGHQTT, from the coding sequence ATGCGTACCAAAATGAAGTTGTGGCTAGTTTTTGGGCTTGTTCTGATTATGGTCTTGACCTCAACCGGCCAAGCATCTGCAGCCGGTGCTGATGGAAAATTGCAGCGGTTTATTGTCACATTCCAACAAGGTACCCCAATAAACGAGGAGGCACTTAAAGGGCTGGCGCATCGGTTCGGTGGTTCATATGATTTATTGTCCTTAATCAACGGCGCGGTGGTTGCCGTGCCACCGCATGTGCTTGCTTCATTGCGTGCTATCCCCGGGGTAGCCTCAGTAGAAGAGGATGGTCTGGTTTATGCGACAGGTTTGGGAGATAGCTCGGACCCGGAAGTGACAGCGGCATGGGGTGTTGACCGGATTGATGCCGAAAAGGCATGGGGGACGACAACAGGGGCTGGGGTCAAGGTAGGCATTATCGATACCGGCATAGATTACACACACCCCGACTTGGCTGCCGCCTATGCCGGTGGCTACGATTTTGTGAATAAAGATGCTGACCCGCTGGATGATAATGGTCACGGGACGCATGTGGCCGGGATTGTCGCCGCAGAGCAGAACGGTAGTGGTGTTGTCGGGGTAGCGTCGGGGGCTGACCTTTATGCTTTGAAAGTCCTCAATGCCAGTGGGTCCGGCTACTGGAGCGATGTTATTGCCGCTCTGCAATGGGCAGTGGCTAAAGGTATGCATGTGGCCAATATGAGCCTTGGCACCACTAGCGCGCCTAAGGCTGTCAAGACAGCCTGCGACAACGCTTATGCCGCTGGGGTATTGCTGGTGGCGGCGGCTGGGAATTCTGGCTCCGGCGCTGTCATCTATCCGGCAAGGTATAATAGCGTGATTGCGGTTGCGGCTACTGACTCGACCGACCAGCGGGCCTGGTTCTCCAACTTTGGTTCGCAAATAGAGCTGGCGGCTCCGGGCGTCAGTATTTTATCTACCTATCTGGGTAGTGGTTATGCGACGCTCTCCGGCACCTCGATGGCGACGCCGCACGTTGCCGGCAGCGCGGCCCTGGTCTTTGCTTCTGGCCGAGCCACGAATAGCGACGGCAAATATGGCTTCGCTAATGAAGTCAGAAAAATCCTCCAGCAGGCAGCGGATGACCTCGGCACGGTGGGGAAGGACAAATATTTTGGCTATGGACTGGCGGATGCCGAAGAGTCGGCTACCGGACACCAGACGACCTAG
- a CDS encoding anion permease, with protein sequence MTILLAITILLVLAAEFTNGLTDAANAIATVVGTRVLSPAKAVAMAAVLNMAGVLVTGTAVAATVGKGIVDPSIITVEVVAAAMLTVVVWTTAAWKFGIPTSETHELLAGLAGAGLAAAGPSVLLWEGWRKVLIGLGMSTILGFGLAFVIMILIYRLFHRAHRTPTNRLFGRLQIFSAGFMAFSHGSNDGQKFMGVFALALFLGGVLPTFEVPLWVVFLCGTVMAIGTALGGWRIIKTMGVKITRLEPVNGFAAETAASTAILIASHFGIPLSTTHTIGTAIMGVGSTRRLSAVNWSVSRQIVATWIITFPACLILGYVFAWLFKLIF encoded by the coding sequence GTGACAATTTTGCTGGCGATCACAATATTGTTAGTCCTGGCGGCAGAGTTTACCAACGGCCTCACCGATGCCGCCAACGCCATCGCCACCGTGGTTGGCACACGCGTTCTTTCTCCGGCAAAGGCTGTGGCCATGGCCGCGGTTCTCAACATGGCTGGGGTGCTCGTCACCGGCACGGCCGTGGCTGCTACCGTCGGCAAGGGCATTGTGGACCCCAGTATTATCACCGTCGAGGTCGTAGCCGCGGCGATGTTGACAGTAGTGGTCTGGACCACCGCCGCCTGGAAATTCGGTATCCCTACGAGCGAAACGCACGAGCTGCTGGCGGGCCTTGCCGGAGCCGGACTCGCCGCCGCTGGACCGTCTGTTCTGCTCTGGGAGGGTTGGCGCAAGGTGCTAATCGGACTCGGTATGTCCACCATCCTGGGATTCGGGCTGGCATTTGTCATCATGATTCTCATCTACCGGCTCTTCCACCGCGCCCATCGCACTCCCACTAACCGTCTTTTTGGGCGTCTGCAGATATTCTCGGCTGGTTTCATGGCTTTCAGCCACGGCTCTAATGATGGTCAGAAGTTTATGGGCGTCTTCGCTTTGGCGCTTTTCCTGGGTGGCGTCTTGCCCACTTTCGAGGTGCCCCTGTGGGTAGTATTCCTCTGCGGCACGGTCATGGCCATCGGCACGGCGCTTGGAGGCTGGCGTATCATCAAAACTATGGGAGTAAAGATTACAAGGCTTGAGCCGGTGAACGGATTTGCCGCTGAGACCGCTGCCAGCACGGCTATACTGATTGCTTCCCACTTTGGCATCCCCCTGAGCACCACTCATACGATAGGCACGGCCATCATGGGCGTGGGTAGCACCAGGAGGCTCTCGGCGGTGAACTGGAGCGTGAGCCGTCAGATCGTGGCCACCTGGATTATCACCTTCCCAGCATGCCTGATTCTTGGTTACGTCTTTGCCTGGCTTTTCAAGCTCATTTTTTAA
- a CDS encoding DUF47 domain-containing protein, giving the protein MKIALVPQEKQFFILFDRSAHNLVATALAFQELVSDWKDIPRKVEAINNLEHTGDSITHAIATLLHRSFITPLEREDITLMAHTIDDVVDFIHAAVEAMYIYQVEAPTARAGELAAILVKATKEIEMAMPLMHQRAEAHRVLETCIEINRLENEGDRSYRQALAEIFDTGRDATYIIKWREIYEHMESAIDRCEDVANILEGIALKAA; this is encoded by the coding sequence ATGAAGATAGCGTTAGTACCTCAGGAAAAACAGTTTTTCATCCTTTTCGATCGGAGCGCCCACAATCTGGTGGCCACAGCTCTGGCTTTCCAGGAATTGGTCTCTGACTGGAAAGACATCCCGCGCAAGGTGGAGGCTATCAACAACCTCGAGCATACGGGCGACAGCATTACACATGCTATTGCGACACTCCTTCACCGCAGCTTCATCACTCCCCTGGAAAGGGAGGATATCACACTTATGGCCCATACCATAGATGACGTGGTGGACTTCATCCACGCCGCCGTGGAGGCCATGTATATATATCAGGTGGAGGCTCCTACTGCTCGTGCTGGGGAGCTTGCTGCCATACTTGTCAAGGCCACGAAGGAAATAGAAATGGCCATGCCGCTGATGCACCAGAGAGCCGAAGCCCATCGGGTGCTGGAAACCTGCATTGAGATTAACCGTCTTGAAAACGAGGGGGACCGCAGTTACCGGCAGGCGCTTGCCGAGATATTCGATACCGGGCGGGACGCCACCTACATCATCAAATGGAGAGAAATATACGAGCACATGGAGAGTGCCATCGACCGCTGCGAAGACGTGGCCAATATTCTTGAGGGCATCGCCCTGAAGGCGGCCTAG